A DNA window from Bdellovibrio sp. BCCA contains the following coding sequences:
- a CDS encoding DUF2520 domain-containing protein: MKATKTNSSISYLLIGSGRVARHMGHYFNLLNISFESWDRSQDPHALARKVSSATHVLLAISDGALAGFYRQHLAGHEKVVVQFSGAHHFEGMISAHPLMTFGPEFYDLDFYKKIHFTLTGVSSLEEALPGIPNSSSVIEASEKALYHSYCVLGGNFVTLLVGKMLSGFSEMKIPAEAAQVYVEKVLANTFADPAKALTGPLVRKDVETVNANLQALKNDPYQEIYQAFLKTYWPEYPRK, translated from the coding sequence ATGAAGGCGACAAAAACGAATTCTTCTATTTCCTATCTCTTGATTGGCTCTGGCCGCGTCGCCCGCCATATGGGCCATTACTTCAATTTGTTAAATATCAGTTTTGAATCCTGGGACCGCTCTCAAGATCCGCATGCTTTGGCGCGCAAAGTTTCTTCGGCGACTCACGTTCTTTTGGCTATCAGTGACGGCGCTTTGGCAGGATTTTATCGCCAGCATTTAGCAGGTCATGAAAAAGTGGTCGTGCAATTTTCAGGAGCCCATCATTTCGAGGGCATGATTTCAGCCCACCCCTTGATGACATTTGGACCTGAGTTTTACGATTTAGATTTTTATAAAAAAATTCATTTCACTCTGACGGGAGTTTCTTCTTTGGAAGAAGCTCTGCCTGGAATTCCTAATTCTTCTTCTGTGATCGAGGCTTCCGAGAAAGCTCTTTATCATTCTTATTGTGTGCTCGGAGGAAACTTCGTCACTTTGCTTGTTGGCAAAATGCTTTCGGGTTTTTCAGAAATGAAAATTCCGGCGGAGGCGGCACAAGTCTATGTAGAAAAAGTTCTCGCCAATACTTTTGCTGATCCGGCAAAAGCTTTGACGGGTCCTTTGGTTCGTAAAGACGTTGAAACAGTGAATGCAAATTTACAAGCTTTGAAAAACGATCCCTACCAAGAGATCTATCAGGCTTTTCTAAAAACTTATTGGCCCGAGTATCCGCGAAAGTGA
- the panB gene encoding 3-methyl-2-oxobutanoate hydroxymethyltransferase: MKTILDFQDKKTKKQKISMLTCYDYSFARIAAASNIDCLLVGDSLAMTMHGHKTTLNASVNMMALHTAAVVRGAGEKFVIGDLPFMSYRKGLTANMTYIEKIMKAGAHAVKLEGASGNIELVRHLVDSGVPVMGHLGLTPQSVNQLGGFKVQGRDEKAQKKIKEQALQLQDAGAFSVVLECVPSKLAREITASLEIPTIGIGAGPDCDGQVLVLQDMLGMNEGFKPKYLKTYFNGYETLKNVFNSYHNEVVESAFPTEKESYS, encoded by the coding sequence ATGAAAACCATCCTTGATTTCCAAGATAAGAAAACTAAAAAGCAAAAAATTTCCATGCTCACCTGCTACGACTATTCCTTCGCGCGCATTGCTGCTGCCAGCAACATTGATTGCCTTTTAGTCGGTGATTCTTTGGCGATGACTATGCACGGACACAAAACGACTTTGAATGCTTCTGTGAACATGATGGCTCTTCATACGGCGGCGGTTGTTCGCGGAGCTGGAGAGAAATTTGTTATCGGCGATCTTCCTTTTATGAGCTACCGCAAAGGTTTAACGGCCAATATGACTTACATTGAAAAAATCATGAAGGCTGGGGCTCATGCTGTGAAACTGGAAGGAGCTTCTGGAAATATTGAACTTGTTCGTCACTTGGTGGATTCCGGTGTTCCTGTAATGGGTCACTTGGGACTTACTCCCCAATCCGTGAATCAACTGGGCGGATTTAAAGTTCAAGGCCGTGATGAAAAAGCGCAAAAGAAAATCAAAGAGCAAGCTTTGCAGCTTCAAGATGCTGGAGCGTTTTCGGTTGTGCTGGAATGCGTGCCTTCGAAACTTGCGCGTGAAATCACCGCCTCTTTAGAAATTCCAACGATCGGTATTGGTGCAGGTCCTGATTGCGACGGACAGGTTTTAGTTCTGCAAGATATGCTTGGAATGAATGAAGGCTTTAAACCGAAGTACCTCAAAACATACTTTAACGGTTATGAAACTTTGAAAAATGTTTTCAACTCCTACCACAACGAAGTCGTTGAAAGCGCCTTTCCCACAGAGAAGGAGAGCTATTCATGA
- the panC gene encoding pantoate--beta-alanine ligase: MIQVLRSPQEFKTWRWGKHGSIGFVPTMGALHEGHESLLKRAYDDNDFVVLSIFVNPTQFNDPNDLEKYPKTWEADLAMAERNGVDAIFYPKYSDMYPDNYRYKVTENEYSKLLDGAHRPGHFDGVLSVVMKLFNIVSPTKAYFGEKDFQQMTLIKGMVDSFFMNLEIVPVPTMREKDGLAMSSRNTRLSPEERAKAPAIYKAITESKSAEEAAAKLNSQGFVVDYVTDIGNRRFVAAKLGEVRLIDNVEI; this comes from the coding sequence ATGATCCAAGTTTTACGCTCACCTCAAGAATTTAAAACCTGGCGCTGGGGAAAACACGGCTCCATCGGCTTTGTTCCGACGATGGGTGCTTTGCACGAAGGCCATGAGTCTTTGCTAAAACGCGCTTATGACGACAATGATTTCGTCGTGCTTTCTATTTTTGTGAACCCCACGCAATTCAATGACCCAAACGATTTGGAAAAGTATCCAAAAACTTGGGAAGCTGATCTTGCGATGGCCGAACGCAATGGTGTGGATGCAATTTTTTATCCAAAGTACAGCGACATGTATCCGGATAACTACCGCTACAAAGTCACAGAGAATGAATATTCGAAGTTATTGGATGGCGCTCACCGCCCTGGACACTTTGATGGCGTTTTGTCTGTGGTGATGAAGTTATTTAACATTGTTTCTCCAACCAAAGCTTATTTCGGTGAGAAAGATTTCCAACAAATGACTTTGATTAAAGGCATGGTGGATAGCTTCTTTATGAATCTAGAAATCGTTCCTGTTCCGACAATGCGTGAAAAAGACGGTCTTGCGATGAGTTCTCGCAACACAAGATTGTCTCCGGAAGAACGCGCCAAAGCTCCGGCAATTTATAAAGCCATCACGGAAAGTAAATCTGCGGAGGAAGCCGCTGCAAAGCTCAACTCTCAGGGTTTTGTCGTCGACTATGTCACTGATATCGGGAACCGCCGATTTGTTGCGGCGAAATTGGGAGAAGTGAGGTTGATAGACAATGTCGAAATCTAA
- the coaBC gene encoding bifunctional phosphopantothenoylcysteine decarboxylase/phosphopantothenate--cysteine ligase CoaBC — protein sequence MSKSKVLFMMTGSIACYKACHVVSRLVQAGCEVQVVATPSALKFVGNATLEGLTGKPVVSDMYATGNVMDHIHLMRWADAILVAPATANFINKAAQGVGDDLVQTLFLAHDFKKPFLVAPAMNTSMYKHPVTQKSLEALRGMGIEILDTASGILACGEEGWGKLLEPDLILKFTLEALKKQPATNADPARAARASAFSKVKVLVTAGGTQEPIDTVRVISNLSSGRTGIAIAEAMGQMGFDVTLLQAHGTSLKAEHVAKKDFFTSFASLDEKMKDYLSKNEFTHVIHAAAVSDYSVDTIEVNGENYHPFEVKKVSSDADSMSIHLKRNHKIVDRLRVYSKNKNVQVIAFKLTSHASEEERKAAVDKLFKGSNADYVVHNDMTDIDIVNRTHKFTLINSKEAVPCENLEQLTYELIQVLIPKDAL from the coding sequence ATGTCGAAATCTAAAGTTCTCTTTATGATGACAGGCTCTATTGCCTGTTACAAAGCGTGCCATGTGGTTTCCCGTCTTGTGCAAGCCGGTTGCGAAGTGCAAGTCGTCGCAACACCTTCTGCTTTGAAATTTGTCGGCAATGCGACCTTGGAAGGACTGACTGGGAAACCCGTCGTGAGTGATATGTATGCCACGGGTAACGTCATGGACCATATTCACTTGATGAGATGGGCTGATGCGATTTTGGTGGCTCCTGCAACGGCGAATTTTATTAATAAAGCCGCGCAGGGTGTGGGCGATGATCTGGTTCAGACTTTGTTCCTGGCTCACGATTTTAAAAAGCCTTTTCTTGTGGCTCCAGCGATGAACACGAGCATGTACAAACATCCTGTGACGCAAAAGTCTTTAGAGGCTTTGCGTGGAATGGGTATTGAGATTCTTGATACGGCGTCAGGAATTCTTGCTTGCGGTGAAGAAGGCTGGGGAAAACTTTTAGAGCCTGATTTAATTTTAAAATTCACTTTGGAAGCGTTGAAAAAACAACCTGCTACGAATGCTGATCCTGCTCGTGCAGCTCGCGCTTCAGCGTTTTCGAAAGTGAAAGTATTAGTCACAGCAGGCGGAACACAAGAGCCGATTGACACGGTTCGCGTGATCAGCAACTTAAGTTCCGGTCGCACTGGGATTGCCATTGCAGAAGCCATGGGACAGATGGGTTTTGATGTGACTTTGCTTCAAGCTCACGGAACGTCGCTTAAAGCAGAACATGTCGCTAAGAAAGATTTCTTCACAAGCTTTGCAAGTCTTGATGAAAAAATGAAAGATTATCTTTCCAAGAATGAATTCACTCACGTGATTCATGCGGCAGCTGTCAGCGATTACTCAGTTGATACCATCGAAGTGAATGGCGAAAACTATCATCCGTTTGAAGTAAAAAAAGTCAGTTCAGACGCAGATAGCATGAGCATTCATCTTAAGCGCAATCACAAGATCGTGGATCGCTTAAGAGTTTATTCAAAAAATAAAAACGTCCAAGTGATTGCCTTTAAACTCACAAGCCATGCTTCGGAAGAAGAACGCAAAGCAGCTGTGGATAAACTTTTTAAAGGTTCTAATGCGGATTACGTCGTTCATAACGACATGACAGATATTGATATTGTTAATAGAACTCACAAGTTCACCTTGATTAATTCGAAAGAAGCCGTCCCTTGCGAAAACTTGGAACAACTCACTTACGAATTGATTCAAGTGCTTATACCTAAGGACGCTTTATGA
- a CDS encoding type III pantothenate kinase: MILCLDVGNTQIYAGLFDKDKMVLSFRKNSKSGASSDETGIFLRSAIRENGYDPSKIKQIAICSVVPEVIYSLRGACMKYFNINPFILQAGVKTGLKVKYRNPLEVGADRIANSIAATHLYPGKNLILVDLGTATTFCAVTKDKDYLGGSIVAGLRLNMEALESKTAKLPSVEIISMHEALGRSTVESIQSGLYYGHLGTIKELRERITKECFQDEKPLVIGTGGFSSLFEKEKIFDEIVPDLVLKGMLIALQYNT; encoded by the coding sequence ATGATTTTATGCCTTGATGTCGGCAATACACAGATTTATGCCGGTCTTTTTGATAAAGACAAAATGGTTTTGTCTTTCCGTAAGAATTCCAAAAGCGGAGCTTCTTCGGATGAAACAGGAATTTTCCTGCGCAGTGCAATTCGTGAAAACGGCTATGACCCTTCGAAGATCAAACAAATCGCGATCTGCAGTGTGGTGCCTGAAGTGATTTATTCACTTCGTGGTGCGTGCATGAAGTACTTCAATATCAATCCATTCATTCTGCAAGCAGGAGTAAAAACAGGTCTTAAGGTGAAATACCGCAATCCTTTGGAAGTCGGTGCGGACCGTATCGCCAATTCCATTGCGGCGACTCACTTGTATCCAGGAAAAAATCTGATTCTTGTGGATTTGGGAACGGCGACAACCTTCTGTGCTGTGACCAAGGATAAAGACTATTTGGGTGGCTCCATCGTGGCCGGACTTCGCTTGAACATGGAAGCTCTTGAAAGCAAGACTGCAAAGCTTCCATCGGTAGAAATCATCTCTATGCATGAAGCTTTGGGACGCTCGACAGTGGAAAGCATTCAGTCGGGTCTTTATTACGGCCACTTAGGCACGATTAAAGAACTTCGCGAACGCATCACGAAGGAATGTTTCCAGGATGAAAAACCTCTTGTGATTGGCACAGGTGGATTTTCTTCGTTATTTGAAAAAGAAAAAATATTCGATGAGATTGTGCCGGACTTGGTTCTTAAAGGCATGCTGATCGCTTTGCAATACAATACTTAA